A genomic segment from Pseudomonas sp. S09G 359 encodes:
- a CDS encoding crotonase/enoyl-CoA hydratase family protein translates to MNQASSSRVSRELQGHVLLLGLDRVAKRNAFDLDLLNELSLAYGEFDRNDDARVAVVFAHGDHFTAGLDLANVSAVMAGGWQPPLGGCDPWGVFAGPRVNKPVIVAAQGYCLTIGIELMLAADINLCASNTRFAQMEVQRGIFPFGGATLRFHQIAGWGNAMRWLLTGDEFDAHDALRLGLVQEVMASEDLLPRAIELATRIARQAPLGVQATLMSARLARMEGETVAAAALPPMVDKLLNSEDAKEGVRAMVEKRPGVFKGI, encoded by the coding sequence ATGAATCAAGCCAGCAGCAGCCGCGTCAGCCGTGAACTCCAGGGCCATGTCCTGTTGCTGGGCCTGGACCGGGTGGCCAAGCGCAACGCTTTTGACCTGGATTTGCTTAACGAGCTGAGCCTGGCCTATGGCGAATTTGATCGAAACGACGACGCCCGGGTGGCTGTGGTGTTTGCCCACGGCGACCATTTTACCGCCGGCCTGGACCTGGCCAATGTCAGTGCCGTGATGGCCGGCGGCTGGCAACCACCGTTGGGGGGTTGCGATCCCTGGGGCGTGTTCGCTGGCCCCAGGGTCAATAAACCGGTGATCGTGGCCGCCCAGGGTTACTGCCTGACCATTGGTATCGAATTGATGCTCGCGGCGGATATCAATCTGTGCGCGAGCAACACGCGCTTTGCCCAGATGGAAGTGCAGCGCGGGATCTTCCCCTTTGGCGGCGCGACCTTGCGCTTTCATCAGATCGCCGGCTGGGGCAACGCGATGCGCTGGTTGCTCACCGGCGACGAGTTCGACGCCCATGACGCCCTGCGCCTGGGCTTGGTGCAGGAAGTGATGGCCAGTGAAGACTTGCTGCCACGCGCCATCGAGCTGGCTACTCGCATTGCGCGCCAGGCACCGCTGGGCGTTCAGGCTACGTTGATGTCGGCGCGGTTGGCGCGCATGGAAGGTGAAACCGTGGCGGCCGCCGCGTTGCCGCCGATGGTGGATAAGTTGCTTAACAGTGAGGATGCCAAGGAAGGGGTGCGGGCGATGGTTGAGAAGCGGCCGGGGGTGTTCAAGGGCATTTGA